A segment of the Cohnella algarum genome:
AAAGTACGGATGTGCGCAATTTAGCGTATCCCGATTTGCTTGACGATGTTTTGAATAAATATAGAATCAATCGAACCGTCTCGGAGGAAATTAATCGGCTTGCCGGTTATGGCGATTGGAAAGCCGTCATCGCGGTCGTCTACCCTCGTACCGGAAACGTCATTAAAAGCAGTTCCAGTTTGAATGCGCTTCCAAATAAACTTCCCGCACAGGATACGTTTTGGCAATACTATTCCGATCCCCATGAGGATTATTTCATGGAAATCTTGTCTTATCCGGATAACGCTGCGGAATCGGGCGAGGCGCATATGAGAGTCGTGCTTAAGTTCGGCGTGGCCGCCTTGCGCAGCGCTTTAACCGAATTTAAAGCGAACGGTTCGGGGGATCCCTTTCTGTACCATCCGGAAGAGGATCCTATTTACAATTATTCCGTTAATTTTGATCAGATTGACGAATTTCTTCCCGATCTCAAGGGGCTTGATTCTTCGGCGGATAGCGGATATTTGTTGCTTGAATCCGACAATACGAGATTTCAGGTCCACTATCAAAAACTGGATTCATTAGGCTGGTATTTGGTTGATTATGTGCCCATCAGTCAAATTATGGCGCCGATCAGCCGAAACCGGATGATGTTTTATGCGATAAGCGGCATGCTTCTGTTTATGGGGGCCTATCTTGCCTTTGTCATGTATCGCAATATTCAGATTCCATTCCGGAAACTGATTCGGAACATGAATTTGATTGAGAAGGGGATTTATTCCATTCGCATGGAAGACAAGCCCAAAGGGGAGTACCGTTTTCTTTATGAAAGATTCAATTCCATGGCGTCCAAAATCGAGGAGTTGATTGAGAATGTTTATAAAGAACAGCTCCGGTCGAAGGAAGCGACGCTGAAGCAGCTGCAATCGCAGATCAACCCGCACTTTCTCTACAATACGCTTGCTTACATCAAAAGCATGATCGAGTTGAATGAAAACAGAGCCGCCATTTCGATGACCATGAACTTGAGCAAGTACTATCGGTATACGACCAAAACGGGGAACAAGATGGTGCGGCTGAAAGAGGAACTGGACTTGGTGAGTTTTTATCTGGAAATCCATTGCATGCTGAGAGACGATTTTGAATTCCAGATCGAGACCGAGCCGCAGATGGAAGATATACGGGTTCCACGGTTGATTGTACAGCCGCTTGTTGAAAATGTAATCCTCCATGCGTTCAAAAATCAATCGGAATACGGAATGATTCGAATCCGATGCTGGAGGGAAGAACGCATGAACCATATAGCGGTCGAGGATACGGGCGCGGGGGTTGATCATTCCTTTATCGAGTCGATGAGAAAGAAAATTTATACGAATAACGAAGAAGTGGAATCCGGGCTGAAAAACGTTCATCAACGTCTGCGTTTAATGTATGGCAGCGGCTCGGGATTGCGGTTGAGCAAATCGAAATTGGGCGGACTTTGCGCAGCATTATGTTGGAGCGATATGGAAGACGTGTCTTGACGAAGGAGGAACAAAAATGTACGAAATCTTGATCGTGGACGATCACACGCACTTGGTTGACAGTCTGGCGATCGGGCTTCCGTGGGAGCTAATGGGGGTCTCTAATGTCTACAAAGCCTATTCCGGCGAGGAGGCCCTGGAGCTGCTAAATTACCGTTCCGTTGATATTGTGGTCACGGATATCCAAATGAACGGAATGACCGGACTCGAATTGATCGCTCGAATAAATGAGAAATGGAAAAACACAAAGGCGGTTATTTTAACCGGATATGATGAATTTCAATATGCGAAGGAAGCCATCCAGCAGCAAGTATGCGATTATTTACTGAAGCCGGTATCGAACGAGGACTTGGAAAAAACGCTTCGCCATATTATAAACAAGATTACGCAAGAAGGAAATGCGCTCCTGAATCAGCAAAAATTTTATTACCGGTTCAAAGAAAGCTTGCCCAAATTAAGAGAGATGTTCTTGTTCGATTTGCTGTCCGGCAAAAATTACCCCCTATCCGTTTTGAAGGACAAGATCCAGCTGGTCGAGCTGCCCATTCAAGCCGAAAGGGAAGCCATCCTCTTATGCATGAGAGTGGAGGAGGATAACTCGAATACGGATCTGTACAGCCTCTCGTTGATCGAATATGCCATGTTTAATATTGTAGAAGAAGTATTTTCGAGTCAATTTCATGTGATCTATTGCAAAGATTCGTACGATTATTTGATTTTCCTGGTTCAATCGAAACAAATCGAACAATCGGATCCCGATCGCTCCGCCGTTATGATTGAGGACCTGGCCCGGCTCTCCCAGCATCAAATCAAATTATATTTAAAATCGAAAGTGTCCATTGTCCAAAGCAATTGGGGGGAGTTTCCAAAAGACATCCTGTCCATGTACCACTCCGCATTATCGATCTATACCGATTATATCGGCTACCAGACGGAAAGTTTTTTTCAAGTAACGCAAAAGAAAGAAGCGTTCGACATTCGGCCGTTTACGGAGCTTTACCGTTCCCAAACGTTAATGGAGTTAATCGAAATCGAGCAGTGGACGGCATTCGAGAACAAGCTGACCCGGATATTCGACGAGCTCGAAGGAGCAGGCAGCGGGGCCCGTGAATACGGGGTTGAAATCTATGTTGCGTTGCTGCATGCATACTCCTATTATTTGCACAAAAAAGGCAAACGGATTTTTGATGTATTTGGCAGAGACATCGAGAAGATGCTGAAAATCGATGCAAGCTGGAGCGTGGAACCTTTGAAGGAATGGGCTTTCGGCAGCTATGTACAAATCAAAGCGTACAGCGACAGCTATTCGGACAATATACGTTCCGACTTGATGCAACGGATTCGCCGATTCATCCAAGGGAATATAAAGGAGATCACCCTTCAAGCGGTAGCCGATCATGTCCACCTGCATCCCGTATACGTATCCAACTTATTCAAGCAGGAGGCCGGAGAGAACTTCTCCAACTACGTCCTTCGCCTGCGAATGGAAAAAGCGGTACAATTGTTGAAGCACAAGGATTTGAAAATCAGTCAAATTGCGCACGAAGTCGGCTATCAGAAACCGCAGTATTTTATTAAACTGTTCAAATCCCAGTACGGGATGACGCCGCAGGAGTTTAAGAACCATTTATGAAGTGGCAGCACCTATATGCTGCATAAAAAACAAATTGAAAATCAAGAACGAATCATTGCTCGTCTCGATCTTTTGCTAAAGGAATTGAAATTGAATAAAATGAAGGACGAGTGAGGAATCAAAAGAAGGAGGGAACGTCATGGAAGTTTTCGCAGAATATTTAGCGCGCATCGATAATCCGGAACATCGGGCCCGAACGGAAGAGGTTTTGGCTTGGGTAACGAAAAAATTTCCGAATTTAGCGCCCAAACTGGCGTGGAATCAGCCTATGTTTACCGATCACGACACCTTTATTATTGGCTTCAGCGTTTCCAAACGTCATTTGGCCGTCGCCCCCGAACGGGCAGGGATGCAGCATTTTTCGGATGAAATTGTCCAGTCCGGCTACGATCACACCAACGAGTTGGTCCGTATCCCGTGGGGGAGTCCGGTTGAATTCGCTCTGCTTGAGAAATTCATTGAATTCAATATTTTGGATAAGGCGGACTGTCCGACGTTTTGGCGGAAATAAAGAATGGGATTTTTTACTTGATAGAAGCCTGGATTTTTGATATGATAAGTTCACAAAGCTACTCACGATAACGGCAAACTTGTCGAAAGGCAAGGACGCAAAGCTATAGGGCCTTCATGACATGATGTCAATGGCAGCCAGCTACCGAACGAAGACGCTTTTTTTGTTTTTATTGGACTTGCTGTTATTTCAAATTAAATCTTGCAGGAAATCAAGCTTTGGACTCTAGTCCAAGGCTTATTTGGATTTGTTTAGAAAATGTACAGTTTCTGGTGCTACAATGGCGAAAGCCCATTTGGTTCTGAAAAACTATCAAGCGCAAGGAGTCATGCGCCAATAGGAAATGGCGGAGGTGATGAGCTCGATGGTCCCTTATCGGTACCGTCCGATGGGTGCATGGTGCGATTTGCGCACGAAAGGCAAGATCGGAACCAATAGTATGAGGGTGATGAAGAGAACGAGGGAGAGACTATGAAGAAAAAAGCAAGTGCATTCGCTGTGGCCCTGTTGCTCCTTTTCCAAACG
Coding sequences within it:
- a CDS encoding response regulator transcription factor, with protein sequence MYEILIVDDHTHLVDSLAIGLPWELMGVSNVYKAYSGEEALELLNYRSVDIVVTDIQMNGMTGLELIARINEKWKNTKAVILTGYDEFQYAKEAIQQQVCDYLLKPVSNEDLEKTLRHIINKITQEGNALLNQQKFYYRFKESLPKLREMFLFDLLSGKNYPLSVLKDKIQLVELPIQAEREAILLCMRVEEDNSNTDLYSLSLIEYAMFNIVEEVFSSQFHVIYCKDSYDYLIFLVQSKQIEQSDPDRSAVMIEDLARLSQHQIKLYLKSKVSIVQSNWGEFPKDILSMYHSALSIYTDYIGYQTESFFQVTQKKEAFDIRPFTELYRSQTLMELIEIEQWTAFENKLTRIFDELEGAGSGAREYGVEIYVALLHAYSYYLHKKGKRIFDVFGRDIEKMLKIDASWSVEPLKEWAFGSYVQIKAYSDSYSDNIRSDLMQRIRRFIQGNIKEITLQAVADHVHLHPVYVSNLFKQEAGENFSNYVLRLRMEKAVQLLKHKDLKISQIAHEVGYQKPQYFIKLFKSQYGMTPQEFKNHL
- a CDS encoding iron chaperone, producing MEVFAEYLARIDNPEHRARTEEVLAWVTKKFPNLAPKLAWNQPMFTDHDTFIIGFSVSKRHLAVAPERAGMQHFSDEIVQSGYDHTNELVRIPWGSPVEFALLEKFIEFNILDKADCPTFWRK
- a CDS encoding sensor histidine kinase encodes the protein MSRFSIFTKLIATLFILLIPILLLFVVSNRTSTGVLTDEIIKVKRYQIETFASQLDQLFFQFDTYQKMLYESTDVRNLAYPDLLDDVLNKYRINRTVSEEINRLAGYGDWKAVIAVVYPRTGNVIKSSSSLNALPNKLPAQDTFWQYYSDPHEDYFMEILSYPDNAAESGEAHMRVVLKFGVAALRSALTEFKANGSGDPFLYHPEEDPIYNYSVNFDQIDEFLPDLKGLDSSADSGYLLLESDNTRFQVHYQKLDSLGWYLVDYVPISQIMAPISRNRMMFYAISGMLLFMGAYLAFVMYRNIQIPFRKLIRNMNLIEKGIYSIRMEDKPKGEYRFLYERFNSMASKIEELIENVYKEQLRSKEATLKQLQSQINPHFLYNTLAYIKSMIELNENRAAISMTMNLSKYYRYTTKTGNKMVRLKEELDLVSFYLEIHCMLRDDFEFQIETEPQMEDIRVPRLIVQPLVENVILHAFKNQSEYGMIRIRCWREERMNHIAVEDTGAGVDHSFIESMRKKIYTNNEEVESGLKNVHQRLRLMYGSGSGLRLSKSKLGGLCAALCWSDMEDVS